A DNA window from Candidatus Sulfidibacterium hydrothermale contains the following coding sequences:
- a CDS encoding flavodoxin, with protein MKEIGLFYGSTYGMTETVARKIQSAFRKFRVMLHNVKDASADLPEKYDFLLFGTSAWGIGEMQSDWENWVFSLGKMDFSGKKVALFGLGDQKKFPDSFADGLGKLYSHLPDKSVVVGEWPLDGYSYHASLAEKNGRFVGLVLDENNQKDRTDERIRRWVDQLEKEFSD; from the coding sequence ATGAAAGAAATAGGACTTTTTTACGGATCGACTTACGGGATGACAGAAACGGTAGCCCGGAAAATACAATCGGCTTTTCGAAAATTTCGGGTAATGCTTCATAATGTGAAAGATGCTTCTGCAGATTTACCTGAAAAGTATGATTTTTTGTTATTTGGAACATCGGCCTGGGGAATCGGAGAGATGCAAAGTGATTGGGAAAATTGGGTTTTTTCGTTGGGAAAAATGGATTTTTCGGGTAAAAAAGTAGCTTTATTTGGATTAGGTGATCAGAAAAAATTTCCGGATAGTTTTGCGGATGGTTTAGGGAAATTATATTCTCACTTACCGGATAAATCGGTTGTTGTTGGTGAATGGCCGCTGGATGGATATTCGTATCATGCTTCGCTGGCAGAGAAAAACGGACGGTTTGTGGGCCTGGTGCTGGATGAGAATAATCAGAAAGATCGGACCGATGAACGTATTCGGCGTTGGGTGGATCAGCTTGAAAAAGAATTTTCCGATTGA